CACCATGGGCTATGCCAGTGAAAGCGAGAGTGCTGCGACCCGCGCCTTTAATGCCTTGTCGGGCAAGTCGATGACGTCGAGCGACATCGTCGATTCCTGGAAGCGCCTCAATCCGGGCCCGCGCGCCGAGCAGGAGCTGGACGCCTATGTCGCTGCCGGCACCTTTGCGGACAGCGCGGAAGCCCAGCGTGTTGCCAAGGCACTCTCGGCCTATGGCCGCACCCTGGTCGAGCAGTCCGATTTCGAAGGCAAGACCTGGTATTCGGTCGACCTCTATCCCGATGGAAAGACCTCGATCGACGCCATGCTGAAGGCAGCCTGGTCGCACGGCGCGCCCGACGCATTTGCGGTTCACGATTAAGGCAAGATTTCGCGAAAGAGGAACTGTGGCTATCTGCCCAGCCACGGTTGATCCCGGCGATCGAAGACTGATAGGCTCAGGACGCTCGACCGGAACGGGGCCGAACGGGGCAGTATCTCTCATGAATTTCAGACTATCCGCGCCGCTCAGCTTGATGATCGGCCTGCTTGCAGCGCTTGCTTTCGCAGGACAGGCGCACGCCCAGCTTTTCGAAACCAAGGCGAGCCAGGCCTACATGATCGATGCCGAAACCGGCACGGTGCTGTTTTCGAAAGAGCCCGACAAGCCGATGGCGCCGGCCTCGCTGGCCAAGCTGATGACCATGGAAGTTGTTTTCAACGCCATCAAGTCCGGCCGCTACAAGCTCGACGATACGTTTGCCGTGAGCGAGAATGCCTGGCGTACCGGCGGTGCCGCATCGCGTGCCTCGACGATGTTTGCAGCGGTCAGATCGCAGATCCGCATCGAGGACCTGATCCAAGGCGTCACCGTGCAGCTCGCCAATGACGGCTGCATCGTGCTTGCCGAAGGCATGGCCGGCTCGGAGGCCAATTTCGCGCTGCAGATGACCGAACGTGCCCGCGAAATCGGCTTGGAGAAGTCGACATTCGTCAATTCGACCGGCTTGCCTGCGCCCGGCCAGACAACCACGGTGCGCGAGCTTGCCACGCTCGGCCTGCATATCTGGCGCACCTATCCCGAATTCTACCGCTACTACAGCCTGCCGGAGTTCAACTGGAACAAGATCCTGCAGCGCAACCGCAACCCGTTGATCACCATGGACATCGGCGCCGACGGCATGGCGGCCGGCTTCACCGAAGGCGAGGGCTTTGCCATCGTCGGCTCGGTCAATCGCGACGGCAGACGGCTGTTTGCCGCCATGGCCGGTCTTGCCAGTGACCGCGAGCGTTCCGAAGAAGCCCGCAAGCTGCTCGACTGGGGCATGCGCTCCTTCGAGATGTCGGAGATATTTGCCGCCAACGAGACTGTCGGCGAGGCGCAGGTGTTTGGCGGCACCAAGTCGCATGTCGCGCTGGTGGCGCAGAAGCCGATTTCGCTGTTTTTGCCGATCACCAATCGCGAACGGCTCGTTGCCCGCATCGTCTATGATGGCCCGGTCGCAGCGCCGATCGCGCAGGGAACGCCGATCGGCTCGCTCAAGGTCTGGATCGGCGACACGCTGAGCCAGGAAACGCCGCTTTACGCCGCCGAGGCGGTCGACGTCGGTTCGCTGCAGAGCCGCGCACTCGACGCGGTCAAAGAACTCGCGGTCGGCTGGCTCAGATAGTTCGGGTGGACCTTTGCTGCTCTCGACGCTAGAGCTTCGGCACCTACATAAGATATGCCGTGAGGCCGTTCGTACGGCATGACGTGCGATGCAGCGGACAGAAAGGCATTGGATTGGCGCGCGGCTTCTTCATCACATTCGAAGGCGGCGAGGGGGCAGGCAAGTCGACACAGATCGAGCGCCTGGCCGGCAAGCTGCGCGACAAGCGCTATGACATCGTGGTCACGCGTGAGCCCGGGGGCTCGCCCGGTGCGGAAGCGGTGCGCCACGTGTTGTTGTCAGGTGCTGCGGAACCATTCGGACCGGAAATGGAAGCACTGCTGTTTGCCGCCGCCCGCTCCGACC
The nucleotide sequence above comes from Aminobacter aminovorans. Encoded proteins:
- a CDS encoding D-alanyl-D-alanine carboxypeptidase family protein; this encodes MIGLLAALAFAGQAHAQLFETKASQAYMIDAETGTVLFSKEPDKPMAPASLAKLMTMEVVFNAIKSGRYKLDDTFAVSENAWRTGGAASRASTMFAAVRSQIRIEDLIQGVTVQLANDGCIVLAEGMAGSEANFALQMTERAREIGLEKSTFVNSTGLPAPGQTTTVRELATLGLHIWRTYPEFYRYYSLPEFNWNKILQRNRNPLITMDIGADGMAAGFTEGEGFAIVGSVNRDGRRLFAAMAGLASDRERSEEARKLLDWGMRSFEMSEIFAANETVGEAQVFGGTKSHVALVAQKPISLFLPITNRERLVARIVYDGPVAAPIAQGTPIGSLKVWIGDTLSQETPLYAAEAVDVGSLQSRALDAVKELAVGWLR